In Candidatus Bathyarchaeota archaeon, the following proteins share a genomic window:
- a CDS encoding GNAT family N-acetyltransferase, whose translation MTCRVIKPGAVLRVFRARDGREVVLRALRWEDLDDMLDLINSLIEERAYILMEEKVGRREEAEWLGRALARMENGDAVYLVAEVGGRVVAGAELSRRSELPCWRHVADIVVMVRQGYRRIGIGTELVKTLIDLARERGFKLIH comes from the coding sequence GTGACGTGTAGAGTGATAAAACCCGGGGCTGTTCTTAGGGTTTTCCGAGCTAGGGATGGGCGTGAAGTAGTCTTAAGGGCTTTGAGGTGGGAGGATCTGGACGACATGCTCGACCTCATAAACTCCTTGATAGAAGAGAGAGCGTATATCCTCATGGAGGAGAAGGTGGGTAGGCGGGAGGAGGCTGAGTGGCTTGGAAGGGCCCTAGCTCGTATGGAGAACGGCGACGCCGTCTACCTGGTCGCCGAGGTCGGAGGTAGGGTAGTGGCGGGTGCCGAGCTTTCGAGGAGGAGCGAGCTACCGTGTTGGAGACACGTAGCCGATATAGTCGTCATGGTTAGACAGGGCTACCGTAGGATAGGTATAGGAACCGAGCTTGTTAAAACCCTCATCGACCTGGCTAGGGAGCGCGGTTTCAAGCTTATACAT